A single window of Tenericutes bacterium MZ-XQ DNA harbors:
- a CDS encoding chromate transporter, giving the protein MMEQIKYKTFLKDVLICSLGAYGGPEAHYGVFTDQMVVKKQYLSEDEMVELIALTGILPGPSSTQTIISIGYKIGGPVLAFLTLLVWALPAIVIMTLFSFLYFILARNQIDSNILRYIGPMAVGFIAVAAYKLGRKVIKNPLTLVLFISSMVITYFFTQAYIYPLVLILGGFIYTLFSREKGLWHKIEVSPPWRYFIVFASIAIGFILLNLVFDNRILFLFERFYRFGYLVIGGGQVVIPYMVTELVEVHQYMTIDEFLTGFGLVQGIPGPMFSFSAYAGGMASRDLSTFGQITCALFSSLGIFLPGTLLIFFVYPIWEQLKAMKGIKVALTGIVSVAGGLIAIAAFKLMQDSGFRWDNFIVMIVTVALLLTKKIPAPIIVILAVLFGVLL; this is encoded by the coding sequence ATGATGGAACAAATAAAGTATAAAACATTTTTAAAAGATGTCCTTATTTGCTCACTTGGAGCTTATGGTGGACCGGAAGCACATTATGGTGTTTTCACAGATCAGATGGTCGTAAAAAAACAGTATCTCTCAGAAGATGAGATGGTTGAATTGATTGCGTTAACAGGTATCTTACCAGGCCCAAGTAGTACACAAACAATCATATCTATTGGCTATAAGATTGGTGGTCCTGTCTTAGCCTTTTTAACCCTTTTAGTATGGGCTTTGCCAGCTATAGTCATTATGACTTTATTTTCATTCCTTTATTTTATACTTGCTAGAAATCAAATTGATTCGAATATTTTAAGATACATCGGTCCCATGGCAGTTGGGTTTATAGCTGTAGCTGCTTATAAACTAGGGCGTAAAGTCATTAAAAATCCGTTAACACTGGTTTTGTTTATATCATCTATGGTCATCACATATTTTTTTACACAAGCATATATATATCCTTTAGTACTTATTTTGGGAGGATTCATATATACGCTTTTTTCTAGAGAAAAAGGACTTTGGCATAAAATAGAAGTTAGCCCTCCGTGGCGATACTTTATCGTGTTTGCAAGTATAGCTATTGGCTTTATTCTATTAAACTTAGTATTTGATAATCGTATCCTTTTCTTATTTGAAAGGTTTTATCGATTTGGCTATTTGGTGATTGGTGGTGGACAGGTTGTCATTCCTTATATGGTGACTGAACTTGTAGAAGTGCATCAGTATATGACGATTGATGAGTTTTTAACAGGTTTTGGACTTGTCCAAGGCATCCCTGGGCCAATGTTTAGTTTCAGTGCATACGCTGGGGGTATGGCATCAAGGGATTTATCTACATTTGGTCAAATAACTTGTGCATTATTTTCAAGTCTAGGTATTTTTTTACCTGGTACCTTACTCATTTTCTTTGTATACCCTATTTGGGAACAATTAAAGGCGATGAAAGGCATCAAAGTTGCTTTAACAGGGATTGTTTCAGTTGCAGGTGGTTTGATTGCGATTGCAGCATTTAAACTGATGCAAGATAGCGGGTTCAGATGGGATAATTTTATTGTGATGATTGTTACTGTAGCTTTATTATTAACCAAAAAAATACCTGCTCCAATCATTGTTATTTTAGCAGTTTTATTTGGTGTACTATTGTAG
- a CDS encoding amino acid permease produces MNEQKKNSITLIGAIGLGTGVMISAGIFALLGQIAELSNQWIFLIFLVGAVVTGFSAYSYIKFSQNYPSAGGIGMYLVKAYGKGVFSSVGALMMILSMVINQSLVAKTFGSYTMQIFNGSSDTWVISVLGVGLLIFALIINLLRNSFIQTFTSIMSVIKILGLVLFAAGGLFAARFALKLPEVSEAAESLSFAHYIAATALAVIAFKGFTTITNNGDEIIKPKVNVGRAIMFSIIISLVVYIVVTFGVTANLSVSEIIASKDYALAEAARPVFSGLGLWFTVILAILATITGIIASVFAVSRLIAMLANMQMIPHKKISENIKTQQQTIFYTVGLAIVLTILFDLTRIASLGVFLYLVMDMMIHYGLVVKMKDEIKVNRWIVWSAFILDFVILLGFLYIKISTDLLVVIVAAAIIIALFIIQKLFFKLKEKTVT; encoded by the coding sequence ATGAATGAACAGAAAAAAAATAGTATCACATTAATTGGAGCTATCGGATTAGGGACAGGCGTCATGATTAGTGCAGGCATCTTTGCATTGCTTGGTCAAATTGCTGAGTTATCCAATCAATGGATTTTTTTGATTTTTTTAGTCGGAGCTGTCGTCACAGGATTTAGTGCATACTCATACATTAAGTTCAGCCAAAATTATCCAAGTGCTGGTGGTATTGGTATGTATTTAGTCAAAGCTTACGGAAAAGGTGTTTTTTCTAGTGTTGGGGCATTAATGATGATTTTATCTATGGTCATCAACCAAAGTTTGGTTGCAAAAACATTTGGATCGTATACTATGCAAATCTTTAACGGCTCATCTGATACCTGGGTTATATCTGTTCTAGGGGTAGGACTACTCATATTTGCATTAATTATCAATTTATTGAGAAACTCATTTATACAAACATTCACATCGATCATGTCAGTGATAAAGATATTAGGATTAGTTTTATTTGCTGCGGGAGGACTTTTTGCTGCACGCTTTGCACTCAAGCTTCCTGAAGTATCAGAAGCAGCTGAATCGCTTAGTTTCGCACATTATATTGCTGCTACAGCACTAGCTGTCATCGCATTTAAAGGTTTCACAACCATTACAAATAATGGAGATGAAATCATAAAACCTAAAGTTAATGTTGGAAGAGCGATTATGTTCTCAATCATTATCAGTTTAGTTGTCTATATTGTTGTTACTTTTGGTGTAACAGCAAATCTATCTGTCTCAGAAATTATTGCATCTAAAGACTATGCACTTGCTGAAGCTGCTAGACCTGTTTTTTCAGGTTTAGGATTATGGTTTACAGTCATTTTAGCAATACTTGCTACTATCACTGGGATTATTGCAAGTGTGTTTGCCGTCTCAAGACTTATTGCAATGCTAGCAAATATGCAAATGATTCCACATAAAAAAATATCAGAAAATATTAAAACACAGCAACAAACGATTTTCTATACGGTTGGGTTAGCAATCGTTTTAACGATATTGTTCGATTTAACAAGAATTGCATCTTTGGGGGTATTTTTATATTTAGTGATGGATATGATGATTCATTATGGGTTGGTTGTTAAAATGAAAGATGAGATAAAAGTGAATCGTTGGATTGTTTGGTCAGCTTTTATATTAGATTTTGTGATTCTTTTAGGATTCTTGTATATAAAAATTTCTACAGATTTACTTGTGGTGATCGTTGCAGCTGCAATCATCATTGCATTGTTTATCATCCAAAAACTGTTTTTCAAGCTTAAAGAAAAAACAGTAACATAA
- a CDS encoding adenylate kinase, producing the protein MILLIHGPTHTGKTYVAQKVLETFKYPYLSIDHLKMGLIRSKYTHLKPSDSIYDLTNEIWPILREIIKTAIENQQNLVVEGCYLPFDFAKDFDVKYLKHISYLCLLFQDTYIKNHYQDIINHQSVVEKRISEDLTMQNLIKENDYFTKQVNIHALNHFIIKDLYDIDEILKKIKSDVAL; encoded by the coding sequence ATGATTCTACTCATTCACGGACCAACACATACAGGTAAAACATATGTTGCCCAAAAAGTTTTAGAAACATTCAAATATCCTTATTTATCCATCGATCACTTAAAGATGGGACTCATAAGAAGTAAATATACTCACTTAAAACCTAGTGATAGCATTTATGATCTTACAAATGAAATTTGGCCAATTCTTAGAGAAATCATAAAAACAGCGATTGAAAATCAGCAAAACCTAGTCGTTGAAGGATGCTATTTACCTTTTGATTTTGCTAAGGATTTTGATGTTAAATACTTAAAACATATATCCTATTTATGCTTGTTGTTTCAGGATACTTATATCAAAAATCATTATCAAGACATCATTAACCATCAAAGCGTAGTTGAAAAAAGAATCAGTGAAGATTTGACCATGCAAAATCTGATCAAGGAAAATGATTATTTTACTAAGCAAGTAAACATACATGCATTAAATCATTTCATTATCAAAGATTTATATGATATTGACGAAATTCTTAAAAAAATAAAGAGCGATGTCGCTCTTTAA